The segment TAATTTTGTAGGGAAATGTTTGTCCTTAGGGGCCCTGCTAAAAGGATATAAAACTGAGAGATTATTCAAGTGAATTCAACTGGACAATACCCTCTTCAAGTCCAAAAGATTTTCGGATCTGGATGAGTAGAGAAGTTGGTGTTTTGTCTAAATATGTTATTATTTGCTGTTAAATATTCTTGTTAAAGAttgctcatgggggggggggggaaggtaagatgtgtactgtttctttaaatctgtaacAGCTAGGTAGAGGGAGGTTTGTGAATGCTCTAcgtcagtgatactcagacctcagtggttcaggagccaaattagcaatcaacattaccaaAGACCCACCGTAGTGTGAATTcactgtttcatttactatatatacatataattttcaccaattattattattttatcaactataATTGGTTaacaacatagtaaaagcatcctgattggttaataccTTAAATTGGTTAATAATTACATCTTACATAATTTCATATGTGCTGCAaaaagctgcaggagacacattaaagagacacttgtggctcccaagcctcagtctgagtatcactgctctaggcAGAAGTTCTACACTGAAGGTAAGATAGAAGCTTTAGGGACAATACTGTTTTCCTCATTCTACTCAAGTTTCTTGTTCAGGGTTAGAAGAAAAtgattgtgttttttttcccattgtCACCTGACACTCATCATCTCTGAAAGATCAGGCCAAAACATGATGTTGAGAGCCAATGTAACCCTGCTTCAATGTTTCTTCCATTGTTACAGTGCTGAGTGAAAGGGTAATACATAGAGCTGTAATGTTGAATCCTTTGGCCAGCCTTCTCATTCAGGGTAAGTAAAATAGCATTAGTTAGTAAGaggttgtttctttttttgttagATTTGAAGGGTGTAAGTGATATGATATTGTGCCTGGATTGTCGTACAACTAGATGTGATAGATTGAACAACAATACTGTTTCGCAATTCTTAGCTTGGCATGCACCCAGGACCAAGAATGATTTTGCAGATATTTTATTTGGATATAGGGTTGTAAGACACTGGCTTCAGAAAGTAAAACTTGCCTAAACTGAGTTGTTGCATTTAGATTCATTAGCTAGATTTCATTCTTCTTTAGAAAagtcttagactgtaagctctttgtggcaggggctgtctttgttctgtgtttggatagcacctagcccaatggggtcctggtccataactagggctcctagatgctgTGATAATACCAATAATAACTATTTGTCTTGCACAGTGGAAAAAGAAATAGAGAGACATATTAGGCTTCCAGGCTATTTAATtgtttgtctcttgtcttacaaaTAGGCTACATTAGGTCCCCTGATTGCTCCAGTAGTACAGTCATGAATGCTACTGTGAGATTTCATCATGACAAGTCAACACATGTAACAACTGTAATaataaccaggggcggctctatgtattttgccgccccaagcacggcagtgaggcagccttcggcggcatgcctgcgggaggtccgccagtcccgcgccttcggcgtacccaccgccgaattgccgccgaggccgtgggaccagcggacctcccacaggcatgccgccgaaggcagcttGACTGTCaccctcatggcgaccggcaggccgccccctgcggcttgccgccccaggcacgtgcttggtgcaatggtgcctggagccgcccctgataaTAATATACTTCCACAAAGTTTTTGTACATAGCTCTCACGATAGTGATCCCAGAAAGAGTTATCATCCTAATTCTACAAAGGGTACAGAGTGATTAAGGTCAGCATTTTCAAacttgtaaaagcagcaaagagtcctgtggcaccttatagactaacagacgtattggagcatgagctttcgtgggtgaatacccacttcatcggatgcatgaaagctcatgctcgaataagtctgttagtctataaggtgccacaggactctttgctgcttttacagatccagactaacatggctacccctctgattttcAAACTTGTATCCCCCAAAATCAGGAACTTGAAgccatatttaggtgcctgatttttcagtggGGGAGTCAACAGAATTCCTTGGAATTTACCCCAGAGTAACCTAGATCATGATGTGTAATCAAGAACAGAATATAGCCCATTGTCTCTCATTCATATGTGAAATCTCCCTTTGATCATTAAGCACTGGCCTCCTTGCGCTCTCCACTAAATCTCATAGGTGTTAGCCCCAAAGCCTTCTCCCCTACATTTTTTTTCCTATCTGGAACAGCATTCACATCTTTTCTGCATTGACTCTGCATCTTAtttcaaatacatttgaaaatacatttttactcTCTTGCCtgtactttttaatttctttcttcttttctctcCATTGTTATTTATGTATGCAACCATATTACTTAACTGCTTAAAACATTTGTATTTCGGATTGTATCACTGTCACTATACAGATTAAAAGTGATTAGTGCATACTTTATAAAGAAGAGTAAATAGGTTAAATTAGACCCACCAAATTTGCTTTAGAGTGTGTTTTGATTACTCTAGTGTCTTGTAAAAATGTATAATGCTgcatattttctttttgttttcttttaaaggaaaTCATTGTAAGCTTGGTGTCTTGAAAATATGGAATCAATCTCTATGATGGGAAGTCCTAAGAACCTCAATGAAATCTTCTTACCAAATGGTGTTAATGGTATCAAGGATGCCAGTAAGATCACAATAGGGATATTTGGAAGTGGAGACTTTGCCAAGTCCCTGACCATTAGACTTATAAAATGTGGATATCATGTGGTCGTAGGAAGCAGAAACCCTAAATTTGCTGCTGAGTTCTTCCCACATGTGGTTGATGTTACTCACCATGAAGATGCTGTAGCAAAAACTAACATCATTTTTGTCGCCATACACAGAGAACATTATGCCTCTTTGTGGGACCTCAAGCATTTACTTATAGGTAAAATCCTTGTAGATGTTAGCAACAATATGAGGGTGAATCAGTATCCAGAATCCAATGCAGAGTATTTGGCCTCCCTGTTCCCAGATTCGCTGATTGTCAAAGGATTTAATGTCATCTCAGCCTGGGCACTGCAGTTAGGACCAAAGGATGCCAGCAGACAGGTATGCTTTGTGTTTGAGTTCATTTAGTGTGTGTGCAGAATGAAAACGCAGTAACTGTAATAACAGCAACTCCCTGGTATCAGCTGTCAGAACCAACACTTACTGTCTTTTTccaaaaacattatttttgtaattttttccctaacaccagaggtgaaagtaagctagTATGGTGTGGTAGGACATACCGGCAGGAGCCTGTACACAGCCGATCGTCCcggcagggggcagcttccctgggctggcaatttaaaagggccctgggctcccggCAGCTGCCAAAGcacctggccctttaaattgccgccaaagccctgctgccagagccttggGGCTCCTGGCCACTGCTACTGCTACAATGGGGCtctggtggcgatttaaagggcccagggatttaaaggccccgctcCTTCTGGTTGAGCCTTGCTGAGGACCCCGGCCCAGCATACCGGTAAATCCCTTAAGTTACTTTCGCCCCGCCTAACATCTAAACAAGGCTAGAAGCTGCGTTTCCTGCAGTGCTCTACTTTAGCTGTTAGTGATGGTATCAACTGTAGCAAGAGAAATTGTGGGAAATAAATGAATGAtctaatttaaaacaatttacTTTCAAGATGGCAGCTTGGATGTAATTAAAGGCATAATTTGTTTTGTAGGCCTAGGTCTTCAACTGCCCTGAGCTCACACAGTTGAAGTAAAGGAGGAAGGCAAAGGCAGCTCAAACCTACCTTTAGTCCTTCCCCAACCTTAGGGACCTTTCCACTAGCACAGGATCTCAAGAGCCCCTCATGCTCAAGCTCCATCCCTAAATTGTCTCCCCAGAGTGCCTCCTGCGCAAAGTGGAGGAGCAGATAGGGGTTCAGCTGCTCGTTAAAGCCGCTTTAAGTTTTCTTTGCACTGCTGGAGTAGTGAAAAGGTGATTTTATAAGCAGGGGCAAAAATCTAGTCCTTGGAACCTTTGCTGGTTATGGTGCAACATGAGAAGTAACTAACCTAGCATGGCTCCCAGAGCCAAGGATGAGTTTCCAAATCTGGCATTTAGAAAACAAccatctatttatttttaaactgagtAAATTGATATGGActcatatataaaaaaaatgggACCCCCCCTCACATACATCATTTTTACAGAGCCACTTTTTAAAGTGGAACTGTGCTGTATGTCGTTATTTTATTAGACCTCAGTCAAGGTTGAACTCAAAGCTGATCATCAGTAGGTTAAAAAGATGatcagatgccatggtgatgagcaAACTATATGACTGTAGGTAAAAAAGGAGCAAGATCTAGCACTTTGTTTAAATTGTGtaatagcactttttttttttttaagtataatgAAGTATCCCTTGGATCTTGCGTCTTTTTATTCCCCTTTAACATTCTGCTAAGCCATCTCTACTTTTTTCGGAACCTGAGCTGTCAAATGCAGCTCAAATTGTTGTACAAACTATGATTAGTTAAAAAACAGAGGTCAGGTGGGGTtcctgcttttgttttttgttgttgttgtagctgtCCTGGTCCATTGGGCAAGTTttctattagggctgtcaattaatcacggttaactcatgcaattaactcaaaaaattaatcatggttaaaaaaattaatcgcaattaattgcaattttaatcacactgttaaacaatagaataccaattgaaatttattaaatattttggatgtttttctacattttcaaacattgatttcagttacaacacaaaatacaaagtgtacagtgctcactttattatttgtattacaaatatttgacctctaaaaatgataaaagtagtaatatttttcaattcatttcatacaagtaccgtagtgaaatctctatcgtgaaaatgcaacttacaaatgtagggtttttttgttacataactgcattcaaaaccaaaacaatgtaaaactttagagcctacaagtccactcagtcctacttcttgcgcagccaatcactaagagaaacaagtttgttaacattTATGTTAGATAATGCttcctgtttcttatttacaatgttacctgaaagtgagaacagacatttgaatggcacttttgtagccggcattgtgaggaatttacgtgccagatatgctaaacattcctatgctttggccaccattccagggacatgcttccatgccgatggcactcgttaaaaaaataatgtgttaattaaatttgtgactgaactccttcggggagaattgcatgtctcctgctctgttttttttttattcgcgttttcatagactttaaggtcagaagggaccattatgatcatctggtctgaccccctgcacgctgcaggccataaaaccgtccccgccccttccctggactctgctgctgaagtccccaatcctgttattagtgacctcaatcggcagagaccctcctgctagagatccctgccccatgctgcggaggaaggcgaaaaacctccagaggctcagccaatctgccctggaggaaaattccttcccgaccccaaatatggcgatcagtaagaccccgagcatataggcaagagtctccatcctgaccccttttagccattatgctatttacctaccattgcttggttttccttgacaactatgttttaccattaaaccattccctccataaacttatctaacttaatcttaaagccagacaaatccctcgcccccaccgtttccctcggaaggccgttccaatatttcacccctctaacggtcagaaaccttcgtctaatttcaagcctgaacttccccacggccagtttatatccattcgttctcgtatccacgttagtactaagctggaataattcatctccctcccttgtattaatccctctaatatatttaaagatagcaatcatatcccccctcagccttcgctttgtcagactaaacaacccaagctcctctagtctcctttcatacgacaggttttccattcctctgatcatcctagtggcccttctctgcacccattccagtttaagttcatcttttttaaacatgggagaccagaactgcacacagtactccaaatgaggtctcaccagcgccttatacaacggaagcaggacctccttatccctactagatatacctcgcctaatgcatcccaagacagcattggcttttttcaccgccacgtcacactgtcgactcatagtcatcctgcggtctacaaggacccctaggtccttctcctcttccgttctTCCaagtatttcatgttatagcagtctcggatgatgacccagcatgttgttcgttttaagaacactttcactgcagatttgacaaaatgcaaagaaggtatttCAAAACCATGTGAGATTtcaaaagatagctacagcactcaacccaagatttacgaatctgaagtgctttccaaaatctgagaaggacggGGTGTGgatcatgttttcagaagtcttaaaagagcaacactctgatgtggaaactacagaacctgaaccaccaaaaaagaaaatcaactttctgctggtggcatctgactcagataataaaaatgaacatgtgtcggttcgcactgctttggattgttattgagcagaactcaTCAtcggcatggatgcatgtcccctggaatggtggttgaagcatgaggagacatatgaatctttagcacatttggcacgtaaatatcttgcagtgtcggctacaacagtgccatgtgaacacgtgttctcactttcaggtggcattgtaaacaagaagcagggagcattatctcctgcaaatgtaaacaaacttgtttgtctgagtgattggctgaacaagaagtagaacctAGTGGACTCGTaaactctaaagttttacattgttttatttttgaatgcagttattttttgaacataactctacatttgtaagttcaactttcatgataaagagattgcactatagtacttaaatagtatttttcaattcactcaatattttatttttacagtgcaaatatttataataaaaataaatataaagtgagcactgtacactttgtattctgtgtttgtaattgaaatcaatatatctgaaaatgtggaaaacatccaaaaatattattataaatgatattctattattgtttaacagcatgattaatcacgattaattttttttaatcaagattacTTTTTTAATTGCTTCACAGCCCTACTTTCTATATTTAAGTGGTTCATTCATTTTTAACATGATTTTAGCCATTGGCCCAAAGTTCATTCTAATCCTGTAGACATTTTAGTGTTGTGAATACCAGGCATCTTGAAACCAGTTTATATTAACTCAGATGATGTACAGTCTTTTTATTTGGTTACCTTGTTGTTTAATCATTTTTCATATTTCAATATTGACCTGAATTGTTCACAGGTTAATTTTTGTGGTTTAGTTGATGTGCTAGTGACAATGGCTAGTTTAGATCTTTGTACTGTGACATCTGCCTGGAGGCCTTGAAATTGTGGATTTCATCTTTAAAGGCATTTCTGTGACTAAAAAGAATTAATTTGACTTTTCCATCAGGTCTTTATATGCGGTAACAATGTTCAAGCTCGCCATCAAGTTATCGAACTTGCCCGACAGCTGAATTTTATTCCCATTGATTTGGGGGCATTGTCTTCTGCAAGGGAGATTGAAAACTTACCTCTGCGGCTGTTCACGTTGTGGAAAGGGCCGGTAGTAATGGCTGTTAGTTTGGCCACCTTTTTCTTCATCTATTCTTTCATCAGAGATATAATACATCCATATGTGAGAAATCAGCAGAGCGACTTTTACAAGATTCCCATTGAGATTGTGAACAAGACTTTACCAGTTGTTGCTATTACTTTGTTGTCTCTGGTGTATTTATCAGGGCTCCTGGCAGCTGCTTATCAGCTTTATTATGGCACTAAGTATAGGCGACTTCCTCCCTGGCTGGAGAGTTGGTTGCAATGTAGGAAACAGCTGGGACTACTCAGTTTTTTCTTTGCTACCGTGCACGTGGCTTATAGTCTCTGCTTACCAATGAGGAGGTCTGAACGATACTTGTTTCTTAATATGGCTTATCAGCAGGTAAGGAACATACCATTTTTTATCTAATGACAGAAGAGAGAATCAGAATGCCTTGATTGTATTTATGTGACATATATCCATGTCTTTGAATACCTTTTCAATGGAAAATCTTTGGGGCTACATTGTGACTGCCTATTGGTCAATAGGGAAAGAGGCTACAAGGAGCCCCCTACCTTGTGGCAAGCTTCAGATGGGGTCAACCACAATCAAGTCCCTCCAGTAGGGGGAGTCTAGCATTTGTTCCCTTTTTTATTCCCCACCGGGCATGAACATTACCCtagagagggtggggaagaggcaggccaATGGTAAAATCAGAAGAGCACTCTTAGTTTCTATCATCTTGGGATGTAAGGGCTGAATGATAATTCATAAGAAAGCTCAAAACATCTAGCAAGTTGTTTTCATCTCTCTAGTCCCAAAGGTTTTGATGTGTGTATGTCATAAATGTAGATGTATGTTGTTGAAAAGGTTTTTGCAGATGGCAGCATTAATATACAAACTATATTATACAAGGACCACTCACTGCGTCACTGAAATGCAGACCGTTTTGGGTAGAGGTATGCCAGCTGTTTAATAGCATGCCATAACACTACACAACCGTCTAGAACAGCAAAATCCTAAGCAAATATATGTTCCTACTAGGGAAAATGAAGATGCTGTATCACTTCTCAAACTAGcggtaaaaaaatatattttgtttacaAGAAATTCTTTGTTCCTCTACAGTTATTGGCAGGAGGCATTGACTCAGAGTTCTGAACAGCAGTTAGTTTTTATATCCAAACAATCCTGGACAAAACAATCATCCTAGGCAGAAAGGTCTGCTTTTCCTAATCAAACTGTCAGTGAGGTGTCTGTTTGCCTCTTCTTCTACACTAGCATTTCATAAAGCAGGTTGGCCTTT is part of the Chrysemys picta bellii isolate R12L10 chromosome 2, ASM1138683v2, whole genome shotgun sequence genome and harbors:
- the STEAP2 gene encoding metalloreductase STEAP2 isoform X2 yields the protein MESISMMGSPKNLNEIFLPNGVNGIKDASKITIGIFGSGDFAKSLTIRLIKCGYHVVVGSRNPKFAAEFFPHVVDVTHHEDAVAKTNIIFVAIHREHYASLWDLKHLLIDSLIVKGFNVISAWALQLGPKDASRQVFICGNNVQARHQVIELARQLNFIPIDLGALSSAREIENLPLRLFTLWKGPVVMAVSLATFFFIYSFIRDIIHPYVRNQQSDFYKIPIEIVNKTLPVVAITLLSLVYLSGLLAAAYQLYYGTKYRRLPPWLESWLQCRKQLGLLSFFFATVHVAYSLCLPMRRSERYLFLNMAYQQVHANVENSWNEEEVWRIEMYISFGIMSLGLLSLLAVTSIPSVNSALNWREFSFIQSTLGYVALLISTFHVLIYGWKRAFEEEYYRFYTPPNFVLALVLPSIVIVGKIILLFPCVSRKLRRIRRGWEKSQVMEERGGTIPHLSPERITVM
- the STEAP2 gene encoding metalloreductase STEAP2 isoform X1, translated to MESISMMGSPKNLNEIFLPNGVNGIKDASKITIGIFGSGDFAKSLTIRLIKCGYHVVVGSRNPKFAAEFFPHVVDVTHHEDAVAKTNIIFVAIHREHYASLWDLKHLLIGKILVDVSNNMRVNQYPESNAEYLASLFPDSLIVKGFNVISAWALQLGPKDASRQVFICGNNVQARHQVIELARQLNFIPIDLGALSSAREIENLPLRLFTLWKGPVVMAVSLATFFFIYSFIRDIIHPYVRNQQSDFYKIPIEIVNKTLPVVAITLLSLVYLSGLLAAAYQLYYGTKYRRLPPWLESWLQCRKQLGLLSFFFATVHVAYSLCLPMRRSERYLFLNMAYQQVHANVENSWNEEEVWRIEMYISFGIMSLGLLSLLAVTSIPSVNSALNWREFSFIQSTLGYVALLISTFHVLIYGWKRAFEEEYYRFYTPPNFVLALVLPSIVIVGKIILLFPCVSRKLRRIRRGWEKSQVMEERGGTIPHLSPERITVM
- the STEAP2 gene encoding metalloreductase STEAP2 isoform X3: MESISMMGSPKNLNEIFLPNGVNGIKDASKITIGIFGSGDFAKSLTIRLIKCGYHVVVGSRNPKFAAEFFPHVVDVTHHEDAVAKTNIIFVAIHREHYASLWDLKHLLIGKILVDVSNNMRVNQYPESNAEYLASLFPDSLIVKGFNVISAWALQLGPKDASRQVFICGNNVQARHQVIELARQLNFIPIDLGALSSAREIENLPLRLFTLWKGPVVMAVSLATFFFIYSFIRDIIHPYVRNQQSDFYKIPIEIVNKTLPVVAITLLSLVYLSGLLAAAYQLYYGTKYRRLPPWLESWLQCRKQLGLLSFFFATVHVAYSLCLPMRRSERYLFLNMAYQQVHANVENSWNEEEVWRIEMYISFGIMSLGLLSLLAVTSIPSVNSALNWREFSFIQETEKNQKRLGKKPSYGRKRWDYSTSLTRKDYGDVMVE